Proteins from one Chitinivorax sp. B genomic window:
- a CDS encoding MucB/RseB C-terminal domain-containing protein: protein MRVFLSVLLLTAASSVCVAETVLPPADAAALLKKIATAVRKQSYAGMYVYQHDGEVETFRMMHLLEGDNELEKRESLDGPVREFIRSNDQVNCYLPELPTNPVELRRRVSIKLFPALLPDDPAEIVNLYHFKKQDVERVAGIDSSVLVMEPKDTLRYGRKLWYDPNSGLLLRIGTYNSKREPVEQFSFIQLNIGGQLDRKSLKPRFANKIPLRPGDVIAAEGSRPDSGFEIRPLPPGYRLLQEGKRMLGHRNVQVSHLMLGDGMAAVSVFVEPQQSQGKQGSMMVNHGAINIYTRYTTDARITALGDVPEAALMLIGGSVTQKPSRAAQ from the coding sequence ATGAGGGTGTTCCTGAGCGTACTGCTGCTGACCGCGGCGAGCAGTGTGTGTGTGGCTGAAACCGTGTTGCCACCTGCCGATGCGGCAGCATTGCTGAAGAAGATCGCAACAGCTGTGCGAAAGCAGAGCTATGCCGGCATGTATGTCTATCAGCATGATGGTGAAGTGGAAACCTTCCGCATGATGCATTTGCTGGAAGGGGACAATGAACTGGAAAAGCGCGAATCGCTGGATGGTCCGGTGCGTGAGTTTATTCGATCTAACGATCAAGTAAATTGCTATTTGCCGGAACTGCCTACCAACCCGGTTGAGCTCAGGCGTCGTGTCAGTATCAAGCTTTTTCCGGCTTTGTTGCCGGACGATCCTGCCGAAATTGTCAATCTCTATCACTTCAAAAAACAGGATGTAGAGCGTGTCGCCGGTATCGATAGCTCCGTTCTGGTGATGGAACCCAAAGACACGCTGCGTTATGGTCGCAAGCTTTGGTATGACCCCAATTCGGGGTTGCTGTTGCGTATTGGTACCTACAACAGTAAGCGGGAACCAGTTGAGCAGTTTTCGTTCATTCAGCTCAACATCGGCGGACAGCTCGATCGCAAGTCGCTGAAGCCCCGTTTTGCCAATAAGATTCCATTGCGACCCGGTGACGTGATTGCTGCGGAGGGTAGTCGTCCGGATTCTGGCTTCGAGATCCGACCCCTGCCGCCCGGTTATCGGTTGTTGCAGGAAGGCAAGCGAATGCTGGGGCACCGAAATGTGCAGGTGTCACACCTCATGCTGGGGGATGGCATGGCAGCAGTTTCTGTTTTCGTCGAGCCACAGCAATCGCAAGGTAAGCAAGGCAGCATGATGGTGAATCATGGTGCTATCAATATTTATACGCGTTATACGACAGATGCGCGGATCACCGCCTTGGGAGATGTACCTGAGGCGGCACTGATGTTGATCGGTGGCTCGGTCACGCAAAAGCCGTCCCGGGCAGCCCAGTAA
- a CDS encoding sigma-E factor negative regulatory protein encodes MNEQLSQLIDSELDEESVGRMLAAFKSEQGLRDEWHVYHLIGDAMRDEAPPLSTDFISRFGERLAQEPIVFAPKAIPKNRTGFSRRYVAMSAAASVAAVAMVGWFALNGMQLGNVSPSVQPIAAANDPSLHQVAVSNGASIDGMQDYLVVHREMTGLHSANFTTPGQSKGR; translated from the coding sequence ATGAACGAACAACTCTCCCAATTAATCGACAGCGAACTCGATGAAGAGTCGGTCGGAAGAATGCTTGCCGCATTCAAGTCCGAACAGGGGCTGCGTGACGAATGGCATGTCTATCATCTGATTGGTGATGCAATGCGCGATGAGGCGCCGCCATTGTCGACAGATTTCATCTCCCGGTTTGGCGAGCGCTTGGCGCAAGAGCCGATTGTTTTTGCTCCCAAGGCGATCCCGAAAAATCGCACTGGTTTCTCGCGTCGGTATGTTGCGATGTCTGCCGCCGCATCCGTTGCGGCGGTTGCTATGGTCGGTTGGTTCGCGCTAAATGGCATGCAGCTTGGCAATGTCAGCCCATCTGTGCAGCCCATTGCGGCTGCGAATGATCCGTCGCTGCATCAGGTAGCAGTTTCCAACGGTGCCAGTATCGACGGTATGCAGGATTATCTGGTGGTGCATCGTGAGATGACCGGCCTGCATTCCGCCAATTTCACCACTCCAGGTCAATCCAAAGGGCGTTGA
- the rpoE gene encoding RNA polymerase sigma factor RpoE, giving the protein MGDREVDQQLVERAQQGDKRAFELLVSKYQRKLARLLSRFIRDPGEVEDVAQEAFIKAYRALPTFRGESAFYTWLYRIGINTAKNYLVSMGRRAPVNAEVMDEEDEGPTLSDRIPDMNTPETELMNRQIVDTVNQAVEALPDELRTAITLREMEGLSYEDIASIMDCPIGTVRSRIFRAREAIAAQLRPLLDTGKNKRW; this is encoded by the coding sequence ATGGGCGATCGTGAGGTCGACCAGCAACTGGTCGAACGAGCGCAGCAAGGCGACAAGCGGGCATTCGAGCTGCTGGTCAGCAAGTACCAGCGTAAGCTGGCACGTTTGCTCTCGCGCTTCATCCGCGATCCCGGCGAAGTCGAGGATGTGGCGCAGGAAGCCTTCATCAAGGCTTATCGGGCGTTACCCACGTTCCGCGGTGAGAGTGCGTTCTATACCTGGCTTTACCGAATCGGCATCAACACAGCCAAGAACTATCTGGTGTCGATGGGTCGCCGAGCGCCGGTGAATGCCGAGGTGATGGATGAGGAAGACGAGGGGCCGACGCTATCGGATCGCATTCCGGATATGAATACGCCGGAAACAGAACTGATGAACCGGCAGATAGTCGATACCGTCAACCAAGCTGTTGAGGCATTGCCAGACGAGTTGCGTACCGCCATCACGCTGCGCGAGATGGAAGGGCTGAGTTACGAAGATATTGCATCGATCATGGACTGTCCGATCGGGACGGTCAGATCACGGATATTCCGCGCTCGCGAGGCTATCGCGGCGCAATTGCGACCTTTGCTTGATACCGGGAAAAACAAGAGGTGGTAA
- the ribBA gene encoding bifunctional 3,4-dihydroxy-2-butanone-4-phosphate synthase/GTP cyclohydrolase II has translation MNISPIQDIIADMRAGRMVILVDDEDRENEGDLILASDFVTPEAINFMAKHGRGLICLTLTRERCRQLDLQLMVSRNGTPHGTNFTVSVEAAEGVSTGISAADRARTVRVAVAKHAKPEDLVQPGHIFPLMAQDGGVLVRAGHTEAGCDLAQLAGLTPSSVICEIMNDDGTMARLPELLQFAEVHGLKVGTIADLIQYRHQHERLVERVVERAINTIAGDFQLIVYRDLTANTLQLALVKGDIQPGDDVLVRVHEPLSVMDLLDVSDKAHSWGVYPALKKIADAGKGVVLLLHRAETAEDLLARLMPTQENRTRSKWDLRNYGIGAQILRDLNVTRMTVMAPQRKMPSMAGFDLALLGNVLPD, from the coding sequence ATGAATATTTCCCCGATTCAGGACATTATCGCCGACATGCGTGCGGGCCGGATGGTCATTCTGGTCGATGATGAAGATCGTGAAAACGAGGGCGACCTGATTCTGGCATCGGATTTTGTTACCCCGGAAGCCATCAATTTCATGGCCAAGCATGGCCGAGGTTTGATTTGCTTGACATTGACGCGTGAGCGCTGCCGCCAGCTTGATCTGCAACTGATGGTATCTCGTAATGGGACGCCTCATGGCACCAATTTCACAGTGTCGGTCGAAGCGGCAGAAGGGGTATCTACCGGCATCTCGGCAGCAGATCGTGCGCGTACGGTCAGGGTGGCGGTGGCTAAGCATGCAAAGCCGGAGGACCTGGTTCAGCCTGGTCATATTTTTCCGCTTATGGCGCAGGATGGTGGTGTGCTGGTACGGGCCGGACATACCGAAGCCGGCTGTGATCTGGCGCAGCTGGCGGGGTTGACGCCGTCGTCAGTGATCTGCGAGATCATGAATGATGACGGGACCATGGCACGTTTGCCGGAGTTGCTGCAATTTGCTGAGGTACATGGCTTGAAGGTAGGCACCATTGCGGACCTGATTCAATACCGCCATCAGCATGAGCGCTTGGTGGAACGAGTGGTGGAGCGTGCAATCAATACTATCGCAGGAGATTTTCAGTTGATTGTGTATCGAGACTTGACAGCTAATACATTGCAACTCGCGTTGGTCAAGGGTGATATTCAGCCGGGTGATGATGTATTGGTGCGCGTGCATGAGCCGTTGAGTGTGATGGATCTGTTGGACGTGTCTGACAAGGCGCATTCCTGGGGGGTCTATCCAGCCTTGAAAAAGATAGCGGATGCAGGTAAAGGGGTGGTGCTGTTGTTACATCGGGCGGAAACGGCCGAGGATCTACTGGCCCGATTGATGCCAACACAGGAAAACCGAACCCGTAGCAAATGGGATCTGCGTAACTATGGCATCGGCGCGCAGATACTGCGCGATCTGAATGTGACGCGCATGACTGTGATGGCGCCACAACGCAAAATGCCCAGTATGGCGGGGTTTGATCTGGCATTATTGGGTAATGTGCTTCCTGACTAA
- a CDS encoding DinB family protein: protein MFTGHYPQLMAEYNCWMNERLYEACRQLGDELLKADRGAFFGSIHHTLNHILWGDRVWLARFNGKTYDVKAMGEPLYEDFSQLHAARVAMDQDFLDWAAGIDQAWLSEPMTWTSKLYGMSQTVPRWILVTQMFNHQTHHRGQISTLLSQLGVDIGITDIPMLPVLNA from the coding sequence ATGTTTACTGGCCATTACCCGCAGTTGATGGCGGAGTACAACTGCTGGATGAATGAAAGGTTGTATGAGGCCTGTCGTCAGCTGGGTGACGAGCTGCTGAAAGCGGATCGCGGTGCATTCTTTGGTTCCATCCACCATACTTTGAATCATATTTTGTGGGGGGATCGAGTCTGGTTGGCACGATTCAATGGAAAGACCTATGACGTCAAGGCGATGGGTGAGCCGCTTTACGAGGACTTTTCGCAGCTGCATGCCGCACGTGTTGCAATGGACCAGGATTTTCTCGATTGGGCTGCCGGTATTGATCAGGCGTGGCTAAGTGAGCCAATGACCTGGACCAGCAAGCTGTATGGTATGAGCCAGACCGTGCCACGGTGGATACTGGTCACACAGATGTTCAATCATCAAACCCACCATCGAGGGCAGATTTCCACCTTGTTGTCGCAGCTGGGTGTGGATATCGGTATTACTGATATCCCGATGCTGCCAGTGTTGAATGCTTAA
- a CDS encoding riboflavin synthase produces the protein MFTGIIQATGTIRQATLQGDDLRLEIHAPGLDFSDVKLGDSIAVNGVCLTAIELSPDGFVADVSKESLDCTTGLDQAGLEVNLEKAMRPIDRLGGHLVSGHVDGVGEVMAFDAVGDCFELVIHAPTALAKYFAAKGSATINGVSLTTNRVEGDCFSINLIPHTLQETNLKHLKVGSRVNLEVDLIARYCERLLSFR, from the coding sequence ATGTTCACAGGCATTATTCAAGCAACGGGTACCATTCGCCAGGCTACGCTACAGGGTGATGATTTGCGTCTTGAAATTCACGCGCCAGGGCTCGATTTCAGCGACGTCAAGCTGGGCGACAGTATTGCGGTCAATGGCGTGTGTCTGACCGCTATTGAACTCAGCCCGGATGGTTTTGTAGCGGATGTGTCCAAGGAATCGCTGGACTGTACGACTGGCCTGGATCAGGCGGGGCTGGAAGTGAATCTGGAAAAGGCGATGCGTCCCATTGACCGGCTTGGCGGGCATCTGGTATCTGGGCATGTGGATGGCGTGGGTGAGGTGATGGCGTTCGATGCGGTTGGAGACTGTTTCGAGTTGGTAATTCATGCACCGACGGCATTGGCCAAATATTTTGCGGCAAAAGGCTCTGCAACGATCAATGGCGTCAGCCTGACTACCAATCGCGTCGAGGGTGACTGCTTTTCGATCAATCTGATTCCGCATACACTGCAAGAAACCAATCTGAAGCACCTCAAAGTAGGGAGTCGAGTCAATCTCGAGGTCGACTTGATCGCCCGTTATTGTGAGCGTCTGCTGAGCTTCCGCTGA
- the ribD gene encoding bifunctional diaminohydroxyphosphoribosylaminopyrimidine deaminase/5-amino-6-(5-phosphoribosylamino)uracil reductase RibD, whose translation MFSADDHRFMARALQLAVQGAWLTTPNPSVGCVLVRDGHILGEGHTLPAGQDHAEIQAIKDCLQRGDTPKGATAYVTLEPCSHHGRTPPCADKLAEAGIARVVAALTDPNPQVSGRGLQRLKAAGIRAEVGLLGEAARVHHIGFISRMERGQPWTRVKLAASLDGKTALNNGISQWITGPAARVDVHRLRARSCAMLTGIGTVLADNPQLNVREVLCSRQPARVVVDSQLRLPVDARLLEGGGVMVAHAIADSPRAAALQAMGVTLLHLPTTSGQVDLSALMTALGSAGMNEVTVEAGSQLCGALLNAGLVDELVLYLAPVLLGQHARGLFELPELTAMAGRHDLKWVDQRMVGQDLRLTAHLHPA comes from the coding sequence ATGTTTTCTGCTGACGATCATCGTTTCATGGCGCGCGCGTTGCAACTTGCTGTTCAAGGGGCGTGGCTGACGACCCCCAATCCATCGGTGGGTTGTGTGCTGGTACGCGATGGGCACATCCTCGGTGAGGGGCATACCCTGCCGGCCGGTCAGGATCATGCCGAAATTCAGGCAATCAAGGATTGCTTGCAACGTGGCGATACACCAAAAGGCGCGACGGCCTACGTTACCCTGGAACCCTGTAGCCATCATGGGCGGACCCCACCTTGCGCAGATAAACTGGCCGAGGCGGGTATTGCCCGGGTCGTGGCGGCATTGACTGACCCGAATCCGCAGGTGTCCGGTCGCGGTTTGCAACGACTAAAGGCTGCAGGTATTCGGGCGGAGGTTGGGTTGCTGGGCGAGGCGGCACGCGTGCATCATATTGGATTCATTTCAAGGATGGAGCGTGGCCAGCCGTGGACACGGGTCAAGCTGGCTGCCAGTCTGGATGGCAAAACAGCACTGAACAATGGCATCAGCCAATGGATCACTGGGCCGGCTGCTCGGGTGGATGTGCATCGGCTGCGAGCCAGATCCTGTGCTATGTTGACCGGTATTGGTACCGTGTTGGCTGATAACCCGCAATTGAATGTACGTGAAGTGCTATGTAGTCGCCAGCCTGCTCGTGTGGTGGTGGATAGCCAGTTGCGCTTGCCAGTTGATGCTCGTCTGCTGGAAGGGGGGGGGGTGATGGTTGCCCATGCCATTGCGGATTCGCCCCGGGCCGCTGCGTTACAGGCTATGGGCGTTACGCTGTTGCATCTACCTACTACGTCAGGTCAGGTGGATTTGTCGGCCCTGATGACTGCGCTAGGTAGCGCCGGCATGAATGAAGTCACGGTGGAGGCAGGTAGCCAGCTGTGCGGTGCGTTGTTGAATGCTGGTTTGGTGGATGAGCTGGTGCTGTATTTGGCCCCCGTGCTGCTGGGGCAGCATGCACGGGGGCTGTTCGAGTTGCCAGAGTTGACGGCAATGGCAGGTCGGCACGATTTGAAATGGGTTGACCAGCGTATGGTTGGCCAGGATTTGCGTTTAACGGCACATCTTCATCCCGCCTGA
- a CDS encoding M48 family metallopeptidase — MTNPHNHPSSEYTELIARLEAEAIRHPTWYRARVLALAMIGHAGQLLAGLLLVAAAMLAISAALSYPLHPSWFIVATVLSILAALLIMLCRITPATPRGELLTRDNAPNLFRLIDKVATKVGSPTVNQVLLTVDFNAAIIQQPRLGAVGWHHNILLLGLPLMLALSTRHFAAVLAHEFGHLSAQHGRFACWVYRLRNTWQRALERHNLVDTQQSLPMQWLHRFVHYFNAYSFVLARQNEYEADQASVTMCGKRVTMEALVLSQLASRWLEQHYWPALLRNAEDTPEPTPSPHRALEQAITLGMQQHDLATWLQSALTHETGHFDTHPSLRDRLEHLGHPPALPEPISINAARRLLGNDLDALQDTLDEAWRQQIRSSWQARHRQVQEGRRELDELQQEANTVPLSLPRAWRLAELANALGKHKLAIASCEYLTREHPEFAPAHQLLGQLWLSQNDHRGLDHLDQALRHDPRLTTICARQAYCYLQDRGDDRGAESYFRLACEFVLATEHRDDGTPKADIPLLPHDLPPQQADALSRDLANDPFVEQAWLLRRSVTDFPERSLYLMLLQNTTQARSVNPHTITPNTLLPNQTFIIKLDNRTRALKQRAEKLSGSQLFP; from the coding sequence ATGACAAATCCCCACAACCACCCATCCAGCGAATACACGGAATTGATTGCGCGACTGGAAGCCGAAGCGATCCGCCATCCCACGTGGTACCGTGCCCGCGTACTGGCACTCGCGATGATCGGCCATGCCGGACAACTGCTGGCGGGCCTGTTGCTGGTCGCGGCTGCCATGCTGGCGATATCCGCTGCATTGTCCTATCCACTGCACCCCAGCTGGTTCATCGTGGCCACGGTTTTAAGCATTCTGGCCGCGCTGCTAATAATGTTATGCCGTATAACACCTGCCACACCACGGGGCGAGCTGCTGACTCGCGACAATGCACCCAACCTGTTCCGGCTGATTGACAAGGTAGCCACCAAGGTTGGGAGTCCGACGGTCAATCAAGTTTTGCTGACCGTAGATTTCAATGCCGCAATCATTCAACAGCCCAGACTGGGAGCTGTAGGTTGGCACCATAATATTCTGCTGTTGGGTTTACCGCTCATGCTGGCATTATCAACCCGACATTTTGCCGCTGTACTGGCACACGAGTTCGGCCACTTGTCCGCCCAACATGGGCGTTTTGCCTGCTGGGTCTATCGACTGCGCAATACCTGGCAACGAGCCTTGGAGCGTCATAACCTCGTCGACACGCAACAGTCGCTGCCAATGCAATGGCTACACCGATTCGTTCATTACTTCAATGCCTATTCTTTTGTGCTGGCGCGACAAAACGAATATGAAGCCGACCAAGCCTCCGTCACCATGTGCGGTAAGCGCGTCACGATGGAAGCGCTGGTCCTTTCGCAATTGGCCAGCCGCTGGCTGGAACAGCATTACTGGCCTGCCCTGCTACGCAATGCAGAAGACACACCAGAGCCCACGCCCTCTCCACATCGCGCGCTGGAACAAGCAATTACACTTGGCATGCAACAACACGATCTGGCCACATGGTTACAGAGTGCCTTGACACACGAAACCGGTCACTTTGATACCCACCCATCCCTGCGTGATCGGCTTGAGCACCTGGGCCATCCACCCGCATTGCCCGAGCCAATCAGTATCAACGCAGCCCGCAGACTGCTTGGTAACGACCTTGACGCATTGCAGGATACCCTGGATGAGGCTTGGCGCCAGCAGATCCGCAGCAGCTGGCAGGCACGACATCGTCAAGTACAGGAGGGGCGTCGTGAACTGGACGAATTGCAACAAGAGGCCAACACCGTCCCACTCAGTCTGCCGCGTGCATGGCGCTTGGCAGAACTGGCCAATGCACTGGGCAAGCACAAACTGGCCATTGCCAGCTGCGAATACCTTACCCGAGAACATCCGGAATTCGCGCCAGCGCATCAGCTGCTTGGGCAACTATGGCTATCGCAAAACGACCATCGTGGATTGGATCATCTGGACCAAGCGCTACGTCATGACCCCAGGCTGACTACGATTTGTGCTCGCCAGGCATATTGCTATCTGCAAGATAGAGGCGATGACCGAGGCGCAGAAAGCTACTTCCGCCTTGCCTGCGAATTTGTGCTGGCCACCGAGCATCGGGATGATGGCACCCCCAAGGCCGATATCCCACTGCTACCACACGACCTGCCACCACAACAGGCCGATGCGCTCAGCCGTGATTTGGCCAATGATCCTTTTGTGGAACAAGCCTGGTTGCTCCGACGGAGTGTGACAGATTTTCCGGAACGATCGCTTTATCTGATGCTGCTACAAAACACTACGCAGGCGAGAAGTGTCAACCCTCATACCATCACCCCCAACACATTGCTGCCCAACCAGACGTTCATCATCAAACTGGATAACCGCACACGGGCACTCAAGCAACGCGCCGAAAAACTATCGGGCTCGCAGCTGTTCCCCTGA
- a CDS encoding efflux RND transporter periplasmic adaptor subunit, whose amino-acid sequence MNASLFSHALLGSLLLFPLPIKAASPSGKAVPVRTAVVQSGQIAQALTAIGSLRANESVVLRPEVAGRITQIHFREGQQVKRGALLFSLDASEQEAQLKATQVDGELAKDRLKRLQSLKQDNYVSQQALDEQQSSDQQARAKIALDRARLAKTRIAAPFDGVLGLRQVSPGAYVQPGQELVKLEDDSVLKVDFRVPEAFINQLGAGKAIQIVVDAAPGQEFTGSISAFDTTVDEKTRSLLVRASTLNITGQLKPGMFARIRIPLARPMAVIVPEQAIVAKGGSSLVFRVVDGKAVPAKVTLGNRRPGEVEVTQGLKAGERVVVEGQIKLQPGAAVTEADTAPVKKS is encoded by the coding sequence ATGAATGCCAGCCTGTTCTCACATGCCCTGCTAGGTTCCCTGTTACTTTTTCCCTTACCGATCAAGGCTGCATCACCATCCGGCAAAGCGGTGCCCGTTCGAACCGCTGTTGTCCAATCAGGCCAAATCGCCCAAGCATTGACAGCAATCGGAAGTCTGCGCGCCAACGAATCGGTTGTGCTACGTCCGGAAGTGGCTGGGCGCATCACTCAGATCCACTTTCGTGAAGGGCAACAGGTCAAGCGGGGAGCATTGTTGTTTTCACTGGATGCCAGTGAACAGGAAGCGCAATTGAAAGCGACTCAGGTTGATGGCGAATTAGCCAAGGATCGCCTGAAACGTCTGCAATCGCTGAAACAGGACAATTATGTCAGCCAACAGGCACTGGATGAACAGCAATCCAGCGATCAACAGGCTCGTGCCAAAATTGCACTGGACAGAGCTCGATTGGCCAAAACCCGTATCGCCGCCCCGTTTGATGGGGTGCTGGGATTACGGCAAGTCAGCCCCGGCGCCTATGTGCAACCGGGACAAGAGCTGGTGAAACTGGAAGACGACTCAGTTTTAAAAGTGGACTTTCGGGTACCTGAGGCTTTCATCAACCAATTGGGCGCCGGCAAAGCCATTCAGATTGTTGTGGACGCGGCCCCAGGCCAGGAATTCACCGGTAGTATCAGTGCATTTGACACCACGGTCGACGAAAAAACCCGGAGCCTGCTGGTACGAGCCAGCACCCTCAACATCACCGGCCAGCTGAAACCAGGTATGTTCGCACGCATACGTATCCCACTGGCAAGACCAATGGCGGTGATTGTGCCGGAACAGGCCATTGTCGCCAAAGGCGGTTCCAGTCTGGTTTTCCGTGTTGTGGATGGCAAAGCAGTGCCAGCAAAAGTCACACTCGGCAATCGTCGCCCCGGTGAAGTCGAGGTAACACAAGGACTGAAAGCAGGTGAACGTGTGGTGGTTGAAGGCCAGATCAAGCTGCAGCCCGGCGCTGCCGTGACAGAAGCTGACACAGCCCCGGTAAAGAAGTCGTGA